One genomic segment of Pagrus major chromosome 13, Pma_NU_1.0 includes these proteins:
- the chordc1b gene encoding cysteine and histidine-rich domain-containing protein 1: MSVLCYNKGCGQRFDPENNPDDGCTYHPGVPVFHDALKGWSCCKRRTTDFSDFLSIAGCTKGPHNKEKPPEPVKPDVTSSGEKKDADDQKPKFNEYIITAPKPQEAIKRPSADEPMVRLQHKVSGSLKQALEKLKLSENGAEKKEEDGDEIKIGTCCKNGGCTKSFDGPASDSDVCSYHSGFPIFHEGMKYWSCCKRKTSDFNTFLSQEGCTKGAHLWRKKDAGKKVVPCRFDWHQTGTQVIISIYAKNSVPELSYVDANSTTLNIHVIFEGEKEFEQKISLWGVIDVSKSIINMMAAKIEIAMKKSEVMSWARLDLPPPVPPPKENEKKEEESDSEDDE; encoded by the exons ATGTCTGTTTTGTGTTATAATAAGGGATGTGGACAGCGGTTTGATCCAGAAAATAACCCAGACG atGGCTGCACCTATCATCCAGGAGTCCCAGTATTCCATGATGCATTGAAG GGATGGTCCTGCTGCAAGAGAAGAACTACCGACTTCTCAGATTTCCTCAGCATTGCT GGCTGCACAAAAGGTCCCCACAACAAGGAAAAGCCCCCTGAGCCGGTGAAACCAGATGTGACATCATCGGGAGAAAAGAAAGACGCGGATGACCAAAAACCAAAGTTTAACGAGTACATCATCACAGCACCAAAACCTCAGGAGGCAATAAAAAGACCAAG cgcTGATGAGCCGATGGTGAGATTGCAGCATAAAGTCTCCGGTTCTCTGAAGCAGGCGCTGGAGAAACTGAAGCTTTCCGAAAATGGGGCAGAGAAGAAAG AGGAAGACGGTGACGAGATCAAGATTGGAACATGCTGTAAAAATGGAGGTTGTACTAAA AGTTTTGACGGACCTGCAAGCGATTCGGATGTGTGCTCATACCACTCTGGATTTCCTATCTTCCATGAAGG GATGAAATACTGGAGCTGCTGTAAGAGGAAAACCTCCGACTTTAACACCTTCCTCTCTCAAGAGGGCTGCACCAAGGGAGCACATCTATGGAGGAAAAAAGACGCG GGTAAGAAAGTGGTTCCGTGTCGGTTTGACTGGCACCAGACCGGGACGCAGGTCATCATCTCTATCTACGCCAAGAACTCCGTCCCAGAGCTAAGCTACGTGGATGCAAACAGCACCACG CTCAACATCCATGTTATATTTGAGGGAGAGAAGGAATTTGAGCAGAAAATTAGCCTGTGGGGA GTGATAGATGtgagtaaaagtataataaaCATGATGGCCGCCAAGATCGAGATAGCCATGAAGAAGTCTGAGGTCATGTCATGGGCTCGTCTGGACCTCCCTCCTCCCGTCCCCCCACCCAAGGAGAAcgagaaaaaagaagaggaatcAGATAGCGAGGATGACGAATGA
- the LOC141006622 gene encoding tyrosinase-like: protein MWPLIVFISFMLCLDPSFQQFPRLCATREALRTKECCPPWEGDGSACGASSGRGFCQDVEVPDQPDGPQYPFSGLDDREKWPLVFYNRTCQCAGNFMGFNCADCKFGYFGVNCNERRESLRRNVFHLSRAERIRLVSYLNLAKQTVSRDYVVATGTYQEMENGSNPMFADVSTYDVFVWMHYYVSRNALLGGPGNVWTDVDFAHWAPAFLPWHRVYLLHWEHEIRKLTGDMSFTIPYWDWRDAQGCDVCTDELMGDRSPQDPSLLSPGSVFSSWRVLCSRAEDYSSRGVLCDAQQEGPLTRNPGNHNRNVVERLPTSAEVEFTLSLTDYDTGAMDRSANMSFRNTLEGFGDPQTGLGSSSRMGMHAALHVYMNGSMSSVQGSANDPIFLLHHAFVDSIYEEWLRRHRPSAAQYPETNAPIGHNSEYHMVPFLPLIRNREYFISSKDLGYEYSYLLDANQRLAESIRPYLEELQDVWPWLLLAGLCGGIIALTIAAAAVTAKRRYRGSPWLQVGRWKNLFALPERQPLIWSSDTEETKHRNYQTTI, encoded by the exons ATGTGGCCCCTGATAGTCTTCATTAGTTTCATGTTATGTTTGGATCCCAGCTTTCAACAGTTCCCCCGTCTGTGCGCCACCCGGGAGGCCTTACGCACCAAGGAGTGCTGCCCGCCTTGGGAAGGGGACGGCTCGGCCTGCGGAGCCAGCTCGGGTCGGGGCTTCTGCCAGGATGTGGAGGTGCCGGACCAGCCCGACGGGCCGCAGTACCCCTTCTCCGGCCTGGACGACAGGGAGAAGTGGCCCTTGGTGTTCTACAACCGGACATGCCAGTGCGCAGGGAACTTCATGGGCTTCAACTGCGCGGACTGTAAGTTTGGCTACTTTGGAGTGAACTGTAACGAGAGGAGAGAGTCTCTGAGGAGGAACGTATTCCACCTGTCCAGGGCCGAGAGGATCAGACTCGTGTCCTACCTCAACTTGGCCAAGCAGACAGTCAGCAGGGACTACGTCGTGGCTACAGGCACCTACCAGGAGATGGAGAACGGCTCCAACCCGATGTTCGCCGATGTGTCTACGTacgatgtgtttgtgtggatgcaTTACTACGTGTCCAGGAACGCGCTGTTAGGCGGCCCCGGGAACGTGTGGACCGATGTGGACTTTGCGCACTGGGCGCCGGCGTTCCTCCCCTGGCACCGCGTCTACCTGCTGCACTGGGAGCACGAGATCAGGAAGCTGACCGGAGACATGAGCTTCACCATCCCATACTGGGACTGGAGGGATGCCCAGGGCTGTGACGTGTGCACGGACGAGCTGATGGGGGACCGGAGCCCCCAGGATCCCAGTCTCCTCAGTCCAGGCTCGGTCTTCTCTTCCTGGAGG GTGCTGTGCTCCAGAGCAGAGGACtacagcagcagaggtgtgtTGTGTGATGCCCAGCAAGAAGGCCCACTAACCCGTAACCCTGGAAACCACAATCGTAACGTGGTTGAGCGATTACCAACTTCAGCAGAGGTGGAGTTCACTCTCAGTCTGACAGACTATGACACCGGCGCCATGGACCGCAGTGCCAACATGAGCTTCAGGAACACTCTGGAAG GATTCGGGGATCCACAGACTGGGTTAGGAAGCAGCTCTCGTATGGGAATGCATGCTGCTCTCCATGTGTACATGAACGGTTCCATGTCCTCTGTGCAGGGCTCAGCAAATGACCCCATATTCCTTCTCCACCACGCGTTTGTTGACAG CATTTATGAGGAGTGGCTCAGGAGGCATAGACCATCTGCGGCACAGTATCCAGAGACTAATGCTCCTATAGGGCACAACAGTGAATACCACATGGTGCCCTTCCTGCCTCTCATCAGAAATAGAGAATACTTCATCTCCAGCAAGGACCTTGGATATGAATATTCATATCTGCTAGATGCTA ACCAGAGGCTGGCGGAATCCATACGTCCTTACCTGGAGGAACTACAGGATGTGTGGCCCTGGTTGTTGCTTGCAGGGCTCTGTGGGGGGATTATAGCACTGACCATAGCCGCTGCTGCCGTAACTGCAAAACGGCGATACCGAGGGTCACCTTGGCTGCAGGTGGGGAGGTGGAAAAACTTATTTGCTCTCCCGGAAAGACAGCCACTTATCTGGAGCAGCGATACAGAGGAAACCAAGCACCGTAACTACCAGACAACGATATGA